A region of the Arsenicicoccus dermatophilus genome:
CCGCAGATCTCGGCCAGGCCGCGGAAGAACTCGTCCTGCTCCCCGAGGCGGGCGAAGTCGTCGATCGCGGTGAGCGGCATGCGCACCCAGGGATAGATGAGCTTCTTGCCGCCGGGGATGGAGGGATAGGTCAGCACCGTCTCCGGCACCGCGTCCAGGCCGCCGACGTGGGTCACCATGAAGGACGGGTTGAGCTCGCCGCGCGCGGACATCTCCAGGGACTCCACCATGTCGCCGGTGGAGCCGCCCGAGGTGCCGACGATGTGCGTGGACTCGTAGTGCACGTTGTAGAAGTTGAAGTCCGCGACGAAGTTCTTGTCGGTGGGGCCGGCGAAGAAGTTCAGGCAGCCGTCGAAGCCGAGGATCCGGTCGCCGAGCTCGACGAGCGCCTTGACGGGCGCGTAGACGAAGACGTCGTCGTAGCCCTTGCCCTCGGGGGTCAGGGCGCGCAGCGTCTGGACCGGGTCGCCCTCGGAGGTGTTGACGTACCGCAGGTCGACGCCCTTGGCCCTGGCGTCCTCGACGGTGAGCAGCGACGCGGCGCGGTCCAGGCGGGCCTGGTCGATGTCCACGACGACGACCTGGGCCGGGTGGTAGGGACCGTTGACGGCGTAGTCGATCGCCCCGATGCCCATGGGGCCGGCGCAGCCGAGCAGCGCCATACGTCCGCCCCGGACCGGGCCCATGACGTGCTCGTAGACGAAGGGCGTGGTGTGGTACTGCGCGTGGAAGGCGCCGATGATGCACGACATCGGCTCGGCGAGACCGGCGTTGGCGAAGTAGGTCCCGTCGTAGGGCAGGACGCAGCCCTTGTCGATCGCGATCTTGGGGATGATCGTGTAGTGCGTGTCCCCGCCGAAGTAGGGATAGGAGTAGCCGCTCGAGTAGCCGTTGGCCAGGCCCATGGCGGGCTGGATGGCGATGCGCTGGCCGACGTGGTAGTCCCCCGCGTGGTCGGCACCGACCTCGACGATCTCGCCCGCGAACTCGTGCCCGGCCATGACCGGGACCTCGGAGATGTTCGGCGGCACGCGCTTGTGGTCCTCCCCGAGGATCGTGGCCTTGTAGGTGGACATGCAGATGCTGTCCGACATGACCTTCATCAGGATCTCGTCCGGGCCGATCGGCGGAAGCTCCACCTCGGCGACCTTGATCTTGCCCTTGCCGTGGATGACGGCGGCTTCGGTGCGCATGCTGTGCTCCATCCGTGAGTGGGGGACGACCTCGGTCCCCACCGTATGGCGATCCACCGCTTTTGTCTACAGATAGACTAAAGTGGGTGTGCGGCCTCAGGTCCCGCTCGCGAGCTGCCGGTTGACCCGGCCGGGCTCGAGCAGCGCGTCCACGGCGAGCCGCACCGCGCCGGTCGTGCCGGCACGCGTCCCGTGGGCCGACAGCCGGATCGTCAGGGTCTGCAGGGCATAGGTGCCCGCACCCTCGGCGACCGATCGCCGCAGCGGCGCGAGCAGCACCTCCCCCGCGTCCGACAGCGCCCCGCCCACCACCACGGTCGAGGGATTGAGCAG
Encoded here:
- a CDS encoding zinc-binding dehydrogenase — encoded protein: MRTEAAVIHGKGKIKVAEVELPPIGPDEILMKVMSDSICMSTYKATILGEDHKRVPPNISEVPVMAGHEFAGEIVEVGADHAGDYHVGQRIAIQPAMGLANGYSSGYSYPYFGGDTHYTIIPKIAIDKGCVLPYDGTYFANAGLAEPMSCIIGAFHAQYHTTPFVYEHVMGPVRGGRMALLGCAGPMGIGAIDYAVNGPYHPAQVVVVDIDQARLDRAASLLTVEDARAKGVDLRYVNTSEGDPVQTLRALTPEGKGYDDVFVYAPVKALVELGDRILGFDGCLNFFAGPTDKNFVADFNFYNVHYESTHIVGTSGGSTGDMVESLEMSARGELNPSFMVTHVGGLDAVPETVLTYPSIPGGKKLIYPWVRMPLTAIDDFARLGEQDEFFRGLAEICGRNNNIWNEEAERFLLQHKAPDLDL